A genomic region of Pelodiscus sinensis isolate JC-2024 chromosome 1, ASM4963464v1, whole genome shotgun sequence contains the following coding sequences:
- the SLC10A2 gene encoding ileal sodium/bile acid cotransporter encodes MAANSTTNTSHCSVNATICKGTSCVLPDDNFNQILNLILSTVLTILLALVMFSMGCNVDIKKFWGHIKRPWGICVGFLCQFGIMPLTGFVLALLFNVLPAQAVAVLIMGCCPGGTSSNILAYWVDGDMDLSISMTTCSTLLALGMMPLCLFVYTKMWTETESIIIPYDSIGISLVALVIPVSFGIYVNHRWPKKAKFILKAGSITGLALIVIIAVVGGILYNGSWIITPQLWIIGTIFPAAGYSLGFLLARIAGQPWHRCRTVALETGMQNTQLCTTIVQLSFTPEQLALMFTFPLIYSIFQLAFAVIFVGVYYMHKRYCGPTKSDFIEPAGETELKPEAYGQMNGGFTSNENNTRNTYDTIVS; translated from the exons ATGGCAGCAAACTCAACCACAAATACTTCGCACTGTTCTGTAAATGCCACCATTTGCAAAGGCACTTCCTGTGTGTTACCTGATGACAATTTTAACcaaattttgaatttaattttaagTACTGTTCTAACAATCTTGCTGGCATTGGTGATGTTCTCCATGGGCTGCAATGTGGACATAAAAAAGTTTTGGGGACACATAAAAAGGCCCTGGGGCATATGTGTGGGCTTTCTCTGTCAGTTTGGAATTATGCCTTTGACAGGCTTTGTGCTGGCACTCCTCTTTAATGTGCTTCCTGCTCAAGCTGTTGCTGTGCTGATCATGGGATGCTGTCCAGGTGGAACATCTTCCAACATTCTAGCCTATTGGGTAGACGGTGACATGGACCTAAG TATCAGTATGACAACATGTTCAACACTGCTTGCACTGGGGATGATGCCGCTTTGTCTCTTTGTGTATACCAAAATGTGGACAGAAACTGAATCCATCATAATTCCTTATGACAGTATAG GTATTTCATTGGTAGCCCTCGTAATTCCTGTTTCATTTGGAATATATGTTAATCACAGATGGCCCAAGAAAGCTAAATTTATACTTAAG GCTGGTTCCATTACTGGTCTAGCTCTTATAGTGATCATAGCAGTGGTTGGAGGAATATTGTACAACGGATCCTGGATTATCACCCCTCAACTGTGGATCATTGGAACCATATTTCCAGCTGCTGGCTACTCTCTAGGTTTTCTTCTGGCTCGCATAGCTGGTCAGCCTTGGCACAG ATGTCGTACAGTAGCTCTGGAAACAGGTATGCAGAACACTCAACTGTGTACGACTATAGTGCAGCTCTCCTTCACCCCTGAGCAGCTGGCATTGATGTTCACTTTTCCACTCATCTACAGTATTTTCCAGCTAGCATTTGCTGTAATATTTGTAGGAG TCTACTACATGCACAAAAGATACTGTGGCCCAACAAAGTCAGACTTCATAGAACCAGCAGGTGAAACTGAATTGAAGCCAGAAGCATATGGCCAGATGAATGGAGGATTTACATCAAATGAAAACAATACAAGAAACACATATGACACTATCGTCTCCTGA